The following proteins come from a genomic window of Myxococcota bacterium:
- a CDS encoding Gfo/Idh/MocA family oxidoreductase, producing MKQVVQTPRSGALELVEVPAPTPGPGQVLVRTHYSVMSPGTEKMAMEFARKSLLGKAQSRPDLVRQVVRKLRHEGPLQTYRAVLGRLDAPQPLGYSSAGVVEECGPGVRGLAPGDRVACAGAGYANHAELVVVPENLVARAPDGVGLDDAAFATVGAIAMQGVRLARPELGEVAVVVGLGLIGQLAVQLLRAAGCRVLGVDTNEARAKLALDNGAEWVAAPGSIAPSWKDVATEGHGADLAVVAASADSSAPIALAADLCRARGRIAVVGAMPMELDRRVFYDKELELAVSKSYGPGRYDYRYEEQGYDYPLAYVRWTENRNLGAFLALVRAGSVDPKRLGAETVAFDDAVASYESLASGRSAALSVLFRYAPDAASAARRIELASPREAKDSVGVAFLGAGTYAKGVLLPALGRGAAVRPVSLVTATGASARKTAERFGFARCATDPDDALADPSVDLVVIATRHDSHAELACRALRAGKAVWLEKPVGLDLDEVDAVAAAARETGGFLTVGYNRRASAHVRAVRDAFAGRGAPLSIQYTVAAGPPPAGTWITDPRTGGGRVVGELCHFVDLCTHLVGAPPARVFAQALGRDPERDDSVVVQLGFADGSVASIGYLARASAELPKERFEVSGEGRTMRCENFRSTTGHGARGLTTVNQDKGQEAALAAAVEAVRAGAPSPIPLDEIVAGARATFAVLESIETGRAVEVAG from the coding sequence GTGAAGCAGGTCGTCCAGACGCCGCGCAGCGGCGCGCTCGAGCTCGTCGAGGTGCCGGCTCCGACGCCGGGGCCGGGCCAGGTGCTCGTGCGCACGCACTACTCGGTGATGTCGCCCGGCACCGAGAAGATGGCGATGGAGTTCGCGCGCAAGTCGCTGCTCGGCAAGGCGCAGAGCCGGCCCGACCTCGTGAGGCAGGTGGTCCGCAAGCTGCGCCACGAGGGCCCGCTCCAGACCTATCGCGCCGTGCTCGGGCGGCTCGACGCGCCGCAGCCGCTCGGATACTCGAGCGCGGGCGTCGTCGAGGAGTGCGGCCCGGGCGTGCGCGGCCTCGCGCCCGGCGACCGCGTCGCGTGCGCGGGCGCCGGCTATGCGAATCACGCCGAGCTCGTCGTCGTGCCCGAGAACCTCGTCGCGCGCGCGCCCGACGGCGTCGGCCTCGACGATGCGGCGTTCGCGACCGTGGGTGCGATCGCGATGCAGGGCGTGCGCCTCGCGCGCCCCGAGCTCGGCGAGGTCGCGGTGGTCGTCGGGCTCGGCCTGATCGGCCAGCTCGCCGTGCAGCTCCTGCGCGCGGCGGGCTGCCGCGTGCTCGGCGTCGACACCAACGAGGCGCGCGCGAAGCTCGCGCTCGACAACGGCGCCGAGTGGGTCGCCGCGCCCGGCTCGATCGCGCCGTCGTGGAAGGACGTCGCGACCGAGGGGCACGGCGCCGACCTCGCGGTCGTCGCCGCGTCCGCCGATTCGTCGGCGCCGATCGCGCTCGCGGCCGATCTCTGTCGCGCGCGCGGGCGCATCGCGGTCGTCGGCGCGATGCCGATGGAGCTCGACCGCCGCGTCTTCTACGACAAGGAGCTCGAGCTCGCGGTCAGCAAGTCGTACGGCCCCGGCCGCTACGACTACCGCTACGAGGAGCAGGGCTACGACTACCCGCTCGCCTACGTGCGCTGGACGGAGAACCGCAACCTCGGCGCGTTCCTCGCGCTCGTGCGCGCGGGCAGCGTCGACCCGAAGCGGCTCGGCGCCGAGACGGTCGCCTTCGACGACGCCGTCGCGAGCTACGAGTCGCTCGCGAGCGGGCGGAGCGCCGCGCTCTCGGTGCTCTTCCGCTATGCGCCGGACGCCGCGTCGGCGGCGCGCCGCATCGAGCTCGCGTCGCCGCGCGAGGCGAAGGACTCCGTCGGCGTCGCCTTCCTCGGCGCGGGCACCTACGCGAAGGGCGTGCTGCTGCCGGCGCTCGGGCGCGGCGCGGCCGTGCGGCCCGTCTCGCTCGTGACGGCGACGGGCGCCTCGGCGCGCAAGACGGCGGAGCGCTTCGGCTTCGCGCGCTGCGCGACGGACCCCGACGACGCGCTCGCCGATCCGTCGGTCGACCTCGTCGTCATCGCGACGCGGCACGACTCGCACGCGGAGCTCGCGTGCCGCGCGCTGCGCGCGGGCAAGGCCGTGTGGCTCGAGAAGCCGGTCGGCCTCGATCTCGACGAGGTCGACGCCGTCGCCGCCGCCGCGCGCGAGACCGGCGGCTTCCTCACCGTCGGCTACAACCGGCGCGCCTCGGCGCACGTGCGCGCGGTGCGGGACGCGTTCGCCGGGCGCGGCGCGCCGCTCTCGATCCAGTACACGGTGGCGGCCGGGCCGCCTCCCGCCGGCACCTGGATCACCGACCCGCGCACCGGCGGCGGGCGCGTCGTCGGCGAGCTCTGCCACTTCGTCGACCTGTGCACGCACCTCGTCGGCGCGCCGCCCGCGCGCGTGTTCGCGCAGGCGCTCGGCCGCGACCCGGAGCGCGACGACTCGGTCGTCGTGCAGCTCGGCTTCGCCGACGGCTCGGTCGCGAGCATCGGCTACCTCGCGCGCGCGAGCGCGGAGCTCCCCAAGGAACGCTTCGAGGTCTCGGGCGAGGGGCGCACGATGCGCTGCGAGAACTTCCGCTCGACGACGGGCCACGGTGCGCGCGGGCTCACCACGGTGAACCAGGACAAGGGCCAGGAGGCGGCGCTCGCTGCCGCCGTCGAGGCCGTCCGCGCCGGTGCGCCGTCGCCCATCCCGCTCGACGAGATCGTCGCCGGCGCGCGCGCGACGTTCGCCGTGCTCGAGTCGATCGAGACGGGGCGGGCGGTCGAGGTCGCGGGATGA